The following is a genomic window from Bacteroidetes bacterium SB0662_bin_6.
AGATCGTGGCTCGAAACGAAAATGGTCGCGTTCGTTTCTTTCGACATCTCGGCCAGTATCTGCTGCAGGACATATTGCGACGTGGGATCCAGATTGGCGAAAGGTTCGTCAAGCACCAGCACAGCGGGCTTCACCAGCAGCGCGGCCAGCAACCCGACCTTCTTTCTGTTGCCTGCTGAGAGATCGCGAATCAGCTTGCCCGTGCCCAACACCTCCTCCGTAAACAGCTTCGCGTACCGGCTTTCCGCCTCCTCGATCTCCTGCAAGGACAACCCGTACGCCTTGCCGACAAAGCTGAAATACTCCTCCGCATTCAGGAAATCGATCAGGAAGCCTTCGTCGAGATACGAACCGGTGTGCGACTTCCAGTCGGTGGTCTTGTCCACCCGCTCGTCGCCGAGCAGCACATGCCCCTTCGTGGCCTGTACCAGGTCCAACACAAGGCGGAGCAACGTGGTCTTGCCCGCGCCATTGTTCCCCACAAGGCCCACCACCTGACCGGTAGGTATCTCCAGGTGCGGTACGTCTACGGCGACGAGATCGCCGTACTTCTTGACAAGGTCTTTCAGGATGATCTGCATGAGCGGGGTTCGATAAAGAAGACTACAGGGAATTCCGATCGAGAACGTAGAACGAGAAAGTCCTTTCCAGGTTCGCTCTCAGCGTATGCGAAACCGCTCCATGACAAGGTACCGCCTGGTTTGCAGGCGCCGGGCAAGGAGTCTCATCAACCATGGCTGGAGACACAGACCCGCCAGGCCCAGCGCACCCAGGGCCAGACCCGACCATACACCGGATACGGATGGCATAATCTCTACAAGAACAGGCATAATGAGAAAAATTATAAAGCCCGCATTAATCATTATAGACTGTGCATTCATAACGGGTAAGACAAATGATGTATTGGGTTCCGTCATCCCGGCATTCAGTGTACGGGGAATAGGGAATAAAACGTTTAGGAATAGGGCCATATAATTCAGGATACCCATAGCAAACAGTATGCTTCCCTGCATAAAAATCCATCCAAAAAATATTCTCGAATCGAGTATTATATTCATTATTATTGTCGCCAAGGCGAAGATAAATATTATCGATAATATTATTCTGTGAAACATAAACAACATGGTGCGGAGTGTCGTAGTTTCAGAGATCGGCCAAACACTTAAGCCGTTGTAATATGCACTCCTGAAATCAAAAGCGGAAGTAAAATAAAATATCGGATGCCACAACGACCATAATATAAATACTCCAGGGATGTTCTTTGCGCCAACCTCCGTACTCACCCCGACAACCAAAACAACAATAAAAAGCGTCAGGATGACAGAAGCCGTCATCATCGACCGGGGTTGCCGATTTCTGAGAATAAGCTTCCATTCGCAGGAAAGCAGTTCAGCCGTCAGGGTACGGGGCCTGCTTCTTCTGCGGGGCGCCCTTCTCCTGTTCCACGGCAGACGCGGCGCTGCCGAATGATCTATGTACAGGCTCCGGCTTATCCTCTTCACGGACCCGTAAAACAGGCATCCCGCCAAGCCTGCCAGAAGTATCGACGGCCAGACAGCTCCGCTTGAGGCCGCATCGAATAGCGTGGCGGAGGCTCTGGACAGGACCCGGACATCGTGTCCCCATTCGAGTACCGCCAGTACCGAAACGCAAAGCAATACGCCCAGCACCGGCAGAAATTTTTCTCCCCGCCAGGAGCGAAGAATATTCGCCGCAAGGTGCATGCATATGCACAGCAGGCACAGGACCAGCAACCAGTTCCAGGCAAAATCGACATTCTGGAGATAAAGGTTTTTGACCCAAAATCCTGCAATGAACGCCAGCACGAACAGATTGAATTTGCCGAACAGCGTAACGATCTGGCGAAACAGTGCAAGTGTCCGCCGCGGCGTCGGAGTAATCAGGTAAGAGAAAAGCGATACGTATACCTTGCGTCTGAGAAGTAAGCCGTCGAAAAGACCCCATGCGATAAGCACAGGGAGTATCGCCGGGTTCACGCCGGCGAGCAAATCGACGGAACGGTCGATGTCCAGATATCCGACGGCGGAAAAACCTGTATAAAAGGCATACAGAAAGACGGGAGCCCAGAAACATAGTACAGCAAGCAGACTGCCCCCAAGGATCCACCTCCCGAACGGAGAGCGCAGGGTCCGTTTCAGATAATTCGAGGCAAGGGAACGGATCAGCATGGGATGGGCGGATTCGTCCACTTAATCGTGCATGGTCCCGGAAACTGACGTCCACCCCTTCCCTGCAAGCCACTTGTGCGGAAACGGGGCCCCAGCGTTAACAGCCTGCGCAGGCGGCATCAGAAACGACGCAAGCAATTCGACCACCTCTTTCAAATCATCGTCGCCGAGCCTGCTTTTCTGCAGGAAGGCGCGCCACTGTCGCCGCTTGGCCGCATCCTCCATCCAGGCCTCCGAAAGCGCCACTGGAATCCCGGACGGAACAAGCGTGTTGCGCCGCTCGAACGTACGCCGGATAGCCTGAACCAAAACCTCCCCTTCGAAATCGAAGGCGCCGACCAAGTACGCCAAATCGTAGTAATCCTTCATCCGGCTGTTGGCGATGCCGCGCTGAACCATCGTCTGAAACTTCTCCGCGATCACGGTCTCGCGAGGATATATCCGCACCCGGGGCGCCTCGAAATCGAGAAGGGCGGGAAATGTCTCAAGCCGGGGCGATGGCGTGACGTCATCCCCGAATCCCACATCCACTCGAAAAGAAACAACGGCCGATCCAAGATGGGCCGTGATCCTGAGACGAATCCCTTCATACTCCTGTCCGCTGCGGATCCGCTCCGTGACAATGCGCTCGGGCGCAAACGCAACACCGTCATCCGAAACCCGGACAGTGCAAATGTCTTGTGCGACGGCGCGAAGCGCCTCTTCCCCGATCTCCCCGTATCCGAGAAGATCGATATCCCGTGTGACGCGATGCAACGCCCCGCTCCAGACGAGGAACAGCATGGCGCCCTTCAGCACGAAGCGGTCTGCATGCTCCGACCGGGCAAGTCGATAGAGGAACCGCTCGCGAACATAACGGCTGAGCACAATCTGATATTCCTCCCCTCCGGCGCGCGCCAGATTCAGAAGCCGCTGACGCACAGAGACAGCAATATCCTTGCGGGGTTTTACGGACACTGCTTATCCTCCCTCTGCTTCCACCGCTTCCAGGTATGGCCGGAGCACATTCCGAACACGGCACACCCCGGCGTAGCGCCATAGCGCATCGACGGTCCATACTTTCCCTTCCGGCTGCCGGGTAAACCGGCGACGGCGAAACTCCCTCAATGCCTCAAGGGCCACATCGAGACCGACAAGTCCCCTGAACTTGAAACAATCGGCCACCGTCTTCGCCGGATCGAACACGCGAACCGATACGTTCCCGACAGTATGCTCTTCTACTCCCGCCGTGAGCGCTTCCCTGGCCATTCGGACCACCCGCAGCGGAACCGTATCCGGACGGGGTTCCCACGCTTCGCGAGGAAGAGCAACCCACACCTCGAACGGAGCTTGCGTGGTCAGGTCGTGGAAGCGAAGTGCGGAGAGGAGGCAAACGACAGCATCCGGAAGCCGACGAGCCACTATGGCCAGATCGTGCCGCTCCGTCAATTCCCGGCCCGGCAGCGCGTACAGTCCCCGCCCGACACGCTCCAGCTCGCCACGCGCAGCGAGGCGGCTCAGGTATCGCCGGGGCAAACCCCGGTCGACCAGATCGTGTGAGGAAATAATCCCGCGCTCTTCCGCCAATCGCAGAACATCCTCCATCATATCCCCTGCCATAACGTATACCCGAATAGTCCCTTTATCTTTAATATTTTATATAAAATACTATGAATTGAGACAAAATGCAACCCGAACTCACCCGTATGATCAGGTTGAGTTGTGCAGTCCGCCGGACCTGCCAAAGCTCAACACCCGTCCGGGCGGCACATATAGCGGCAAAACACCAACCACCGGATCCCCTCACCCCTTCCTGAACTCCTCCATGAGCACATAACGCTTCTTCTCCAGGTTTTTCGTGATGGCGGCGATCCACCTGGAGCGCAAAAGAAGCCCCGCCAAGCCCAGCGCTCCTATGGCTATGCCTCCCCAATGGATTCCCGGCAAGAGCGCTATGAGTAATGGAGGGAGAAAACAGATTGACACTGCACACAAAGCCGATATCCACCAATTCTGACCAAAATGAAAATTGACATTGTCAAAAACATTCCCATTTAATTCAATCCGTCTTGCCTCGAATACCCATATGTAGGGCATAATATATTTTATTCCCATACAGTATAAGAGTAGATATCCGGCTAAAGGAAGTGTTGCAAAGTTCTGCATAAAAAGAAAAACTGCTGCAATAATACCAAAATACCCCAAAAGCATTATGTTTGCAATATATAAAACAGTGTTTAGAATAGTATCTGTCAATAAGGGTCTTGACATAAGGCCGTCATAGAATACACTTCGAAAATTTAATGCGCTACCTATAAATAGCATACATGACAAAAAGGGTGTAAAAAGAAGTGCAAGCGACAAATTAAGAATCTCAAGAATATATGAGATACCCGACATATCTGACATAACTTCAGAGGTAACAACCATATATATGCCATAAAGTACCATATAGGGTATAGTAAAAAGCAATACCCGCGGACGCTTATTCCTCCGGATCATCTTCCACTCGAAAGACAACATCCCGTCCGTAAACGAGCGATCCACGCCTTTCCCGGCAACTTTCCTGCGCGGCCGGGACAGTGCCGTATCGTCTACGTACAGCGCCCGGACAACCTGCCCGGTGGATATGTAAAGTACCGTCGCGCCCGCAGCGAGCACAATCGCCAGTGGCCAGACGGCACCCCCCAGCGTCGCCTCAAACAACGCGCTGGAAAGAGCGGCAAACGTCGGGATATCGTAGCGCCACTCCATCGCCGCCAGCGCCACAACGAAAAGCAACGTACACAGCATGGGGAGGTAACGCCTGCTGAGAGACATCCGCAGCAGGTTCGTAAGCAGATGAAAGCATGCGGACAACGACAGAAACAGCAGCAGCCAGACCCAGGCAAACGAAACATCCTTCAGGAGAAAATTCCTGAACCAGAAGGCAAGGACGAACAAAAAGGGCACAAAGTTGATCTTTCCGAAAATGCTTGTCGCCTGGTAAAACAGCGCGAGCTTCGGCCGGGTGATCGGGGTCGCGAGATAAGGGAAAAGGGGAAGGGATATCCGGGGTCGGAAGAAAACATCCAGAACGCTCCAGAAAACGAGAAAATACAAGGCGCCCCCGCTGGCGATCGCCGGCATATCGGTGTCGAATACCAGATCGATGAATAACCCCGCAGCCGTCGCATACAGATACAGCGGCATCCATATAAAAACGATGGCGAGTATCTTTGCCGCCAGATTCAACTCCGCGAAACGGGACCGGAGAATGCTTTTCAGATAATTCGAGGCGAGCGAACGGATCAGCACGGGACAGACAGGCTGGTGCTTTCTGCAGTAACAGAGATTCGAGGAAGCCGGGACCTCGCTCCTGCCGCGGGTTTACAAATCGGCGAAAGTTTTTTTTGTGCGCTGTTCGGAATGTGTAATAAACTGGGCAGCGCCTCACGATGCGCTCCCGACCTTGCCCGGTTCCCGCGGCGCCCCCGGAGACGGACAACAAGTTCGCCGGGAAGCAGCGTCTCAAGGCGTATCCCCAACCCGGCCCGGTTCTTCACCGGTGGCGAAGGAAAAACCCTCATCGGCCCACCCGGTGATGCCCCCCGTCATTTCCTTGACCGGGCGCCCCAAACGGGCAAGGCGGAGTGCGGCCCGCTTCGCGCCATTGCAATGCGGACCGGCGCAGTATACCACAAAGAGGGTATCGTCGGACCACTCCTGCATTCTGTGGTTGGTAATTTTTCCATGGGGAAGGGAAAGTGCCCCGGGGACATGGCCCGCCCCGTACAAGTCGGGGCTGCGCACATCGAGCAGCACAAAGTCCGTTGCGCCGCGAGACAATGCATCATGCACGTCCCAACAATCCGTTTCCAGGGAAAAGCTGCTGGCGAAATATGCTTCGGCTTCCTGCGAAGATGCGGCGGGAATGGCGGTAACCTGATTAGGCATGGAAATTTTTCCTCTTACTTATTTAAGGTCATGTGTCGATAGAACCATCGCAAACCAGCGGAAGAGGTGCGCGGTTCCGGACGGTATTAAGGGGATACTCTGATTAAATCCGGAAGCGCTCCAGCATGATATACCGCCTTCGCCGCAGCGTGGAGACCAGAAATGCAACCCAGCGGGTGTGGCACAGCAAACCCGTTATGCCCATGGCGCCTATGCCCATAAAAGCCCAGTTGTTGTCCGGCATCAGGAAAAGGAGAAGACCTGCCGGAAGCCATGTGATCACCCCGATCATAATAACGGAAAACCGGTCCCGGCCGCCCCATTTTTTAGCGCCGAACGCATTGACATTCAGAGCTATCCGCACGGTCTGGAACATGCCCGCGAGCACATGGGCGTAATTGACCACGCCCAATCCATAGACGAACATGCATCCTGCCCACAGGAGCATGTCGGGGTGAATGCCCCCTAACCGGATCGACAGAATAATCATCGGCGCAGCAACGGCGAAACCCAGCAACGTACCCGCATGGGACATGCGCAGAACCCCCTGCACTCTCAGAATTTCCGATAAGGGCCTCGCCTGCATGCCGTCATAGTATGCGCTGCGATAGGAGAATATATGTCCCGTATAAAAAAGCCCGACGGCGCTTACCGCCATGGCGAAGCCCAAAAACTCGCCCCAACCCATGGCGCCCTCCGTATTCAGCCCATCGCGCCAGGGACCGGCAAGTATATACGACATCCCCCACAACGTAAACGCAGCGACCAGAACCGGGGAAAAGCGGGTGCGCCGGTTCCGGGTAAGCAACTTCCAGTCAAGAGAAACGAGATCGAACAGGCGGCTCCGCGAAACGGTCGAGCGGGAAATCCTTGCCTTGCTGGCCCGCTTCGTCTCCGCATCGACATACAAACCCCGGGCTATGCGCTGCGTGGACACATACGACAGTGCCCCGGTCAGCGCGATCAAAAGCCCTGTCGGCCAGAAAGCCCCTCCCAGCGCAGCGCCAAAAAGGATCGCGGAGGTTCCGGAAAGCATCCCCAGGCCGATCCCCCATTCCAGCACAACCAGCGCAACCACTGCAAGCAGCGCAAAAAGCGCCGACCGGTAACTTTTTCCCCAGGATGCTCTGAGCATATTCGACACCACATGGACGCACAGAAGCATCAGGAGAAACGACAGCAACCAGAGCCAGGCGAAGGCGCCGTATGCAACATAAAAACTCCGGGTCCAGAATGCCCCCACGAACGCCAGCAGCAACAGGTTGAGCGCGCCGAAAAGCGTAACGAACTGGTAAAACGAGATGAGTTTCCACCGCGGGATCGGGGTGGACAAATAAGGAAAGATCGGCGCGTATATCTGCCCGCGAAGGAACAGATCGACGAACGTCCATACCACCGCGAAATACAGCACCAGCCGATTGACGGTGGCGAAGTCCTCTCCGGACTGGACAAGCATGCCCACTCCCACTCCCGACAGGGTCACCGGCACGAAGAGCGGTCCCCAGAACAACAGGAGAAGCAATATCTTGCCGGTCAGGCGCAACCCGCCGAACGGATAGCGCAAAAGGCCTTTCAGATAATTCGAGGCAAGCGAACGGATCAGCATCCTTCAGCGCCCCCCGCCCCGGCCGAATACACCTCTCTTCGGGATCGCGCCAAGCGTGGCATACATCGTTCTACCAGCAGCGCCATGCCCGCCCGACCTATAGGGCCTGTTAACACTATGCAGCAATGCTCTGCAGGGCCTATTGATCCGCTTCTACCGTCTCCTCCGGGTACAGCACGAATTTGGCGTACTGATCTTCGCGCAGATACCGGACCGCTGCTTCCTGGACCTGTTCCGCCGTCCAGCCCTCGATCAGGTCATAGCTGGGAATCAGCCTCAGATCGCGCCCCTCCTGATCCATCCCCTGTATCCGGCCGAGCCAGTAACTGTTCTCGCGCAGGTTCGTCTCCTTCGCGCGCCGCTGCGATTCACGCACCTTGTCGACGGTTTCCGCGTCGGGACCGTCGGTCTTGATCCGCTCGATCTCCTCAAAAACGACCGCAGCCAGTTCGTCGGCCCGCTCAGGGTCCGAACCGAAACTGATCGTGACGTCATACTCCTCATCCGGCCTGTACGTCAGCGAACTTCCCACGCCGACCCCGTACGTACCGCCAAGATCCTCGCGCAGCAGCTCGCGAAGCCGGATTTCCAGGATACTGGCAAGCGCCCCGATCACGGTCGATTCCTCCGGCGAATACGCCCCTTCGCCGGCAAAGATGATCTGCGTCCGACTTTGCGGCTCTATGCCTTTGTGCACAGTCTTTTCGATCACGCCGGACGGGGGATCCACACCCAGATCCCGCCAGGTTTCCTCGCGGCCCAGATTCGGCAGCGCACCGAGGTACTGCTCCACCATCGGACGGATTTCCTCCGGATCGAACGCGCCTACGAAGTAAAACGTGAAGTCGCTTGCGTCCGCGAAGCGTTCCTGGTAAAAGCTGAACGCGCGATCCAGATCGATCTCCTCGAGAAGTTCCTGGGTCATCGGCCTCGACGCCCTCGGATGCCCCTGCGTCATCGTCGCCCGGATCGTATCCGAGAATGCGACATTGGGATTGGCCTCCCGATTTGCCAGGATGCCGGCCATGAGCGCCTTGTACGCCTCGAACGCCGTTTCGTCCTTGCGCGGCGCCGAGAAATACAAATAAACAAGTTGGAACGCCGTTTCCAGATCTTCCGGCGATGCAAACCCGCTGACTCCCTCACTCAGCGACCCCAGTCCCGGCGACACGCCCACTATTTTGCCAGACAGTTTCTTTTCCAGTGCCGTATCGTCGAATTCGCCCACGCCGGCCCGAGCCACCAGGGTCGCGGCCCTGTTCGTGCTGACGAAATGTTCGTCGGATCCCAGGGATGAACCGCCCGGGCTGGTCGCCGAAAACCGCACCTCATCGTCCTTGAAATCCGTGGGCTTCAGGAAAACGCGCACGCTGTTCTCAAGCGTCCAGATCGTGATCCCCACCTCATCGACGGTCTCCTCGTCCATCACCGCAGAACCCTCCGGGATCACCGGAAGAAGCGGCGCATCGACGACCGCATCGTCGTAGGGTTCGATTTCCGCAGCGGCAACGGCCTCGAATAGCGCGGTCAGGTCCTCGTCGCCGGGCGTTTCCAGCCCTTCTTTCTCGGGACCGCTCGCCAATACCACACGCCCCTGCTCATTCAGCCACTGCCCGGCGAATGCATTCGTTTCCTCCAGCGTAATCCCGGACAGCAACGCATCCACCAGTTCCACTTCCGTTTCGATATCCGGATACGGCAGACCCCGCAGGAACACCTGCACGTATCCACTGGCCAGTGCGCCCGATTCCTGATTCTCGCGCTCCGCAAGCTGCCGCTCGTACCCTCTTCGCAGATCGGTCTTCTGGCGCTCGAACTCGGTGGCCGTGAACCCGTGCCGGACCACGCGCTCCGCCTCGGTGAGCAGTGCGTTGAGCCCGGTCGTGAGCCCGCCTTCCGGGACGATCGCAACGAGTTGGTACGCATCGACACCCCGCACGAAACCGCCCTGTCCGGAAAAAGCGAACAGAAACGGAGGGGCGGCCTGCTGGGTCAGTTCCTGCAGGCGGGCGTTCAGCATCCCCGAATAGAGGCTCTGCACAAGCGCCCGGCGGAAGTCGGCCACGGTACCCTGGGGGGCTCGCGGCTGCTTGTACAATACACCCGCCTGAGACATCTGCGCCTCTTCATCCGTGGCGATCGCCACAAGCGGCGCGTGATCCACGGGCACGTCCGCGAATGTCCGGGGACGGGGATCATCCGGCCCGGTCAGTCCCCCGAACGTATCATGGATCATGGCCTCGATCCCGGCCCCGTCGAAATCCCCAACCGCCACCACACCCATCAGGTCCGGCCGGTACCAGTCGTCATAGAAACGCCGTAACGTCTCCACCGGGGCATTCTCGATAATCTCCGGCTCTCCGATCGGCAGGCGCTCCGCATAGAGCGAGCCGTGCAGCATGATCGGGAGCTGTTTGTCCTGCATGCGCGACGCGGCGCCGCGCCGGAGACGCCACTCCTCGATCACAACGCCCCGTTCCTTATCGACTTCTTCGGCTTCAAAAAGCACCCCTCCGGCCCAGTCCCTGAGGATCTGGAATGCGGTCGCAAGAACCTCGGGGTCGTCCATAGGCACCTGCAGCATATAGACGGTCTCGTCGAAACTCGTATAGGCATTGACGTCGGGACCGAACTGCATGCCGATCGACTCCAGATAATCGACCAGCTCCTGTTTTTCGAAATTCTCGGTGCCG
Proteins encoded in this region:
- a CDS encoding ABC transporter ATP-binding protein — protein: MQIILKDLVKKYGDLVAVDVPHLEIPTGQVVGLVGNNGAGKTTLLRLVLDLVQATKGHVLLGDERVDKTTDWKSHTGSYLDEGFLIDFLNAEEYFSFVGKAYGLSLQEIEEAESRYAKLFTEEVLGTGKLIRDLSAGNRKKVGLLAALLVKPAVLVLDEPFANLDPTSQYVLQQILAEMSKETNATIFVSSHDLGHVTDACERILLMNQGRIERDELISEQTLKELERFFARSVAV
- a CDS encoding nucleotidyl transferase AbiEii/AbiGii toxin family protein; translation: MSVKPRKDIAVSVRQRLLNLARAGGEEYQIVLSRYVRERFLYRLARSEHADRFVLKGAMLFLVWSGALHRVTRDIDLLGYGEIGEEALRAVAQDICTVRVSDDGVAFAPERIVTERIRSGQEYEGIRLRITAHLGSAVVSFRVDVGFGDDVTPSPRLETFPALLDFEAPRVRIYPRETVIAEKFQTMVQRGIANSRMKDYYDLAYLVGAFDFEGEVLVQAIRRTFERRNTLVPSGIPVALSEAWMEDAAKRRQWRAFLQKSRLGDDDLKEVVELLASFLMPPAQAVNAGAPFPHKWLAGKGWTSVSGTMHD
- a CDS encoding transcriptional regulator, which codes for MAGDMMEDVLRLAEERGIISSHDLVDRGLPRRYLSRLAARGELERVGRGLYALPGRELTERHDLAIVARRLPDAVVCLLSALRFHDLTTQAPFEVWVALPREAWEPRPDTVPLRVVRMAREALTAGVEEHTVGNVSVRVFDPAKTVADCFKFRGLVGLDVALEALREFRRRRFTRQPEGKVWTVDALWRYAGVCRVRNVLRPYLEAVEAEGG
- a CDS encoding rhodanese-like domain-containing protein encodes the protein MPNQVTAIPAASSQEAEAYFASSFSLETDCWDVHDALSRGATDFVLLDVRSPDLYGAGHVPGALSLPHGKITNHRMQEWSDDTLFVVYCAGPHCNGAKRAALRLARLGRPVKEMTGGITGWADEGFSFATGEEPGRVGDTP
- a CDS encoding insulinase family protein, with translation MIHFLRVPAALCAGLIAFAPWAEVVAQNWLPEDPIPPDSSVVAGRLDNGLRYFVQENDQPENRAELRLVVDVGSIMEDEDQLGLAHFVEHMAFNGTENFEKQELVDYLESIGMQFGPDVNAYTSFDETVYMLQVPMDDPEVLATAFQILRDWAGGVLFEAEEVDKERGVVIEEWRLRRGAASRMQDKQLPIMLHGSLYAERLPIGEPEIIENAPVETLRRFYDDWYRPDLMGVVAVGDFDGAGIEAMIHDTFGGLTGPDDPRPRTFADVPVDHAPLVAIATDEEAQMSQAGVLYKQPRAPQGTVADFRRALVQSLYSGMLNARLQELTQQAAPPFLFAFSGQGGFVRGVDAYQLVAIVPEGGLTTGLNALLTEAERVVRHGFTATEFERQKTDLRRGYERQLAERENQESGALASGYVQVFLRGLPYPDIETEVELVDALLSGITLEETNAFAGQWLNEQGRVVLASGPEKEGLETPGDEDLTALFEAVAAAEIEPYDDAVVDAPLLPVIPEGSAVMDEETVDEVGITIWTLENSVRVFLKPTDFKDDEVRFSATSPGGSSLGSDEHFVSTNRAATLVARAGVGEFDDTALEKKLSGKIVGVSPGLGSLSEGVSGFASPEDLETAFQLVYLYFSAPRKDETAFEAYKALMAGILANREANPNVAFSDTIRATMTQGHPRASRPMTQELLEEIDLDRAFSFYQERFADASDFTFYFVGAFDPEEIRPMVEQYLGALPNLGREETWRDLGVDPPSGVIEKTVHKGIEPQSRTQIIFAGEGAYSPEESTVIGALASILEIRLRELLREDLGGTYGVGVGSSLTYRPDEEYDVTISFGSDPERADELAAVVFEEIERIKTDGPDAETVDKVRESQRRAKETNLRENSYWLGRIQGMDQEGRDLRLIPSYDLIEGWTAEQVQEAAVRYLREDQYAKFVLYPEETVEADQ